The following are encoded together in the Mycolicibacterium arabiense genome:
- a CDS encoding sugar-binding transcriptional regulator — protein MPRPAQTHPATAAVDGAVPDGHTPAESSHFSASLLYTAARLYYEDDATQAEVAERLGTSRATVSRLLAEAKRQGIVRIEVVPPAEARPGDLADRLARALGLERVYLCAPLPAPGPGRGIVDVMGRALAPATGRALSEAGLLPGDVLLVSSGRTVYELAQHDLTPLPGVVIAPTVGGNDQPEEWYQTNEITRLVANRVGGRANYLFAPALPGPELYQSLRNDPSIQRVLHQWPTARCALMGVGAPPLTRSDIPRFVPTGSTSLRAAVGDVCSRFYDRAGDEVDFDGSDRLIALELKALHHIPVTIAVAVGRDKLDSITAGARGGHFNRLVTDPATAEALLEAASNAEVTG, from the coding sequence ATGCCACGTCCGGCTCAGACGCACCCCGCTACTGCAGCGGTGGACGGTGCCGTGCCCGACGGGCACACCCCGGCGGAGAGCAGTCACTTCTCGGCATCGCTGCTGTACACGGCGGCACGGCTGTACTACGAGGACGACGCGACCCAGGCCGAGGTGGCCGAGCGTCTGGGCACCAGCCGCGCGACCGTCAGCCGACTTCTGGCCGAAGCGAAGCGTCAGGGCATCGTGCGCATCGAGGTGGTCCCACCCGCCGAAGCCCGCCCGGGTGACCTCGCCGACCGTCTCGCGCGTGCCCTCGGCCTCGAGCGGGTCTACCTCTGCGCCCCCCTGCCCGCCCCCGGCCCCGGTCGCGGCATCGTCGACGTGATGGGCCGGGCACTGGCACCAGCGACGGGCCGGGCCCTCAGTGAGGCCGGCCTGCTGCCCGGCGACGTCCTACTGGTCAGTTCCGGACGCACCGTCTACGAGCTGGCGCAACACGATCTGACCCCGCTACCCGGGGTGGTGATAGCGCCCACCGTGGGTGGCAACGATCAGCCCGAGGAGTGGTATCAGACCAACGAGATCACCCGCCTGGTGGCCAATCGCGTTGGGGGGCGAGCCAATTACCTCTTCGCGCCGGCACTGCCGGGGCCCGAGCTGTACCAGTCGCTTCGGAACGACCCCAGCATCCAACGCGTGCTGCACCAGTGGCCGACCGCGCGATGCGCACTGATGGGCGTCGGCGCACCGCCGCTCACCCGTTCGGACATCCCGCGATTCGTACCGACGGGCTCGACGTCGCTGCGGGCGGCTGTCGGCGACGTCTGCTCACGCTTTTACGACCGCGCGGGCGACGAGGTCGACTTCGACGGCAGCGACCGGCTCATCGCGCTGGAATTGAAGGCGCTGCACCACATTCCGGTGACCATCGCCGTTGCGGTGGGCCGGGACAAGCTCGACTCGATTACCGCCGGGGCGCGCGGCGGACACTTCAACCGGTTGGTCACCGATCCAGCCACTGCCGAGGCGTTGCTGGAAGCCGCTTCCAACGCCGAGGTCACCGGCTGA
- a CDS encoding ABC transporter ATP-binding protein, translating into MTTTTEPPATTTAQSLTLTDLVKTYTARGRESFAAVKGINLDIAPGELVALLGPSGCGKTTTLRMIAGLETVTSGSIKIGDREVSQLPAAKRGIGVGFESYALYPPLSVRDNLLYGLKARKVKGAEQMVGSISARLEMDDLLELRPAGLSSGQKQRVALARALVRNPPVLLLDEPLSHLDAAARQRVRRELKILQREFGYTTIVVTHDQVEALSLADRLAVMDAGVVQQFGTPDEVFDDPANLFVAQFVGEPAINVVRGVVRTSGGTTRVEIGSRAGHLETTATDVPDGTEVTVGVRPQDCVLSTDAAGAGGISVTVAYFEHLLEFGLATTTVAGMEEGIVVQTPAQDSFEPEQQVVVTAPPERVYLFDTDTGQRLR; encoded by the coding sequence ATGACGACGACGACGGAGCCACCCGCGACCACCACCGCCCAGAGCCTGACGCTGACCGACCTGGTCAAGACCTACACCGCGCGCGGCCGGGAGAGCTTCGCGGCGGTCAAGGGCATCAACTTGGACATCGCGCCCGGCGAACTGGTTGCGCTGCTGGGTCCGTCGGGATGCGGGAAGACCACGACGCTGCGGATGATCGCCGGGCTCGAGACGGTGACGAGCGGCTCGATCAAGATCGGTGATCGCGAGGTGTCGCAGCTCCCCGCAGCCAAGCGCGGCATCGGCGTCGGGTTCGAGAGCTACGCGCTGTACCCGCCACTGTCGGTGCGGGACAACCTGCTCTACGGGCTGAAGGCCCGCAAGGTCAAGGGCGCCGAACAGATGGTGGGGTCGATCAGCGCGCGCCTCGAGATGGACGATCTGCTCGAACTCCGCCCCGCGGGCCTGTCCAGTGGTCAGAAGCAGCGGGTCGCGTTGGCGCGTGCCCTGGTCCGCAACCCACCGGTGCTGCTCCTCGACGAGCCGCTCAGTCACCTCGACGCCGCGGCGCGCCAGCGGGTGCGCCGCGAGCTGAAGATCCTGCAGCGCGAATTCGGTTACACCACGATCGTCGTCACCCACGATCAGGTGGAGGCGTTGTCGCTCGCGGACCGCCTCGCAGTGATGGACGCGGGCGTCGTGCAGCAGTTCGGCACCCCCGACGAGGTATTCGACGATCCGGCCAATCTGTTCGTCGCGCAGTTCGTCGGCGAGCCGGCCATCAATGTCGTCCGCGGTGTGGTGAGGACCTCGGGCGGAACCACTCGCGTCGAGATCGGCTCGCGCGCCGGTCATCTCGAGACCACGGCGACCGACGTGCCGGACGGCACCGAAGTCACCGTCGGCGTCAGGCCGCAGGACTGCGTGTTGAGCACCGACGCCGCGGGTGCGGGCGGCATCTCGGTCACGGTCGCCTACTTCGAGCACCTCCTCGAATTCGGCCTCGCCACCACTACGGTGGCAGGCATGGAGGAGGGCATCGTCGTGCAGACCCCCGCGCAGGACTCCTTCGAGCCGGAACAACAGGTGGTCGTGACCGCGCCGCCGGAGCGCGTCTACCTGTTCGACACCGATACGGGGCAAAGGCTGCGATGA
- the derK gene encoding D-erythrulose 4-kinase encodes MTKLFNDPARFTEDMLVGFLDANARYVVGVPGGVVRAQQTRPGKVAVVIGGGSGHYPAFCGTVGPGFADGAVVGNVFTSPSSEDAASVARAAHGDAGVLLTTGNYAGDVMNFTLAVTQLRSEGIEAEYFAVTDDVASAPKGEEAKRRGIAGDFTVFKCASAAAEAGLDLPGVVRVAEAANAATRTLGVAFDGCTLPGADHPLFTVPEGQMGLGLGIHGEPGVADEDMPTAEQLAHTLVDGVLGDYSEGDSKRIAVILNGLGRTKYEELFVVWGTVAGLLRDRGYEIVEPEVGELVTSLDMAGCSLTVMWLDDELEQYWTAPADSPAYRKGAAVPTEGQQRLDPVADSAAPSVDLAGLADDDGRSGGRLVARALEAMAAMLADAEDELGRIDAVAGDGDHGRGMVKGSSAASAAAAAAANEGAGQGSVLAAAGREWAAKAGGTSGVLWGAMLGALGARLGDTGRPNAATVAAGMREGYDALVSLGGAAPGDKTMLDALLPFVEELERRVAEGESWQDGWRRAADVATTAARDTAGMRPKVGRARPLAERSIGTPDAGATSLAMCAHTVVESFSTSTKGDN; translated from the coding sequence ATGACCAAGCTGTTCAACGATCCGGCCCGCTTCACCGAGGACATGCTCGTCGGGTTCCTCGACGCCAACGCCCGGTACGTCGTCGGCGTGCCCGGCGGCGTGGTGCGTGCCCAGCAGACCCGGCCGGGCAAGGTCGCGGTCGTGATCGGCGGGGGATCGGGCCACTACCCGGCCTTCTGCGGCACCGTCGGGCCGGGATTCGCCGACGGCGCCGTCGTCGGCAACGTGTTCACCTCGCCGTCGTCCGAGGACGCCGCATCGGTGGCGAGGGCCGCACACGGTGACGCCGGCGTGCTGCTCACCACGGGCAACTACGCCGGTGACGTCATGAACTTCACCCTGGCGGTGACGCAGTTGCGCAGCGAGGGCATCGAGGCCGAGTACTTCGCCGTCACCGATGACGTGGCCAGCGCACCCAAGGGCGAGGAAGCCAAACGCCGGGGCATCGCAGGCGATTTCACGGTGTTCAAGTGCGCGAGCGCCGCCGCCGAGGCGGGACTGGACCTGCCCGGCGTGGTCCGGGTTGCGGAGGCGGCCAATGCGGCGACCAGGACACTGGGCGTCGCGTTCGACGGCTGCACGCTCCCCGGTGCCGACCATCCGTTGTTCACGGTGCCCGAGGGGCAGATGGGCCTCGGGCTCGGCATTCACGGCGAGCCGGGCGTGGCCGACGAGGACATGCCCACCGCGGAGCAGTTGGCGCACACCCTCGTCGACGGTGTGCTCGGCGACTACAGCGAGGGCGACTCGAAGCGGATCGCGGTCATCCTGAACGGGCTCGGACGCACCAAGTACGAGGAGCTGTTCGTGGTGTGGGGGACCGTGGCCGGACTCCTGCGCGACCGTGGCTACGAGATCGTCGAACCCGAGGTCGGCGAGCTGGTGACCAGCCTCGACATGGCAGGCTGCTCGCTGACGGTGATGTGGCTCGACGACGAACTCGAGCAGTACTGGACCGCACCGGCGGACAGCCCGGCGTACCGCAAGGGCGCGGCGGTACCGACCGAGGGGCAGCAGCGCCTCGACCCGGTGGCCGACTCCGCCGCGCCGTCAGTGGATCTGGCCGGACTCGCCGACGACGACGGCCGCTCCGGCGGCCGGCTCGTGGCGCGGGCGCTCGAGGCGATGGCGGCGATGCTCGCCGACGCGGAGGACGAACTCGGCCGCATCGACGCGGTCGCCGGTGACGGCGACCACGGCCGCGGCATGGTGAAGGGGTCGTCGGCCGCATCGGCCGCCGCCGCAGCCGCCGCTAACGAAGGCGCCGGTCAGGGCTCGGTACTCGCTGCCGCGGGCCGGGAGTGGGCGGCCAAGGCCGGCGGGACCTCGGGCGTGCTGTGGGGAGCGATGCTCGGCGCTCTCGGTGCCCGACTCGGTGACACCGGACGACCCAACGCGGCGACGGTGGCGGCAGGAATGCGCGAGGGGTACGACGCGTTGGTCTCTCTCGGCGGTGCCGCACCCGGTGACAAGACGATGCTGGATGCACTGCTGCCGTTCGTCGAGGAGTTGGAACGGCGTGTGGCCGAGGGCGAGTCGTGGCAGGACGGGTGGCGCCGCGCCGCCGACGTCGCGACCACGGCCGCTCGGGACACCGCAGGCATGCGGCCGAAGGTGGGGCGAGCCCGCCCGCTGGCCGAACGAAGCATCGGGACACCCGATGCGGGAGCGACCTCGCTAGCGATGTGCGCGCACACGGTGGTCGAGAGTTTCTCGACGAGTACCAAGGGAGACAACTGA
- a CDS encoding carbohydrate ABC transporter permease gives MATKSMFSRAELLPGQKRLSIGSVAADVGVVVWFVFSLFPIFWMLMLALKNAEQQTTTFFQFSPTWSNFATVLSDRGTELTSVDFKTSMLTSLLNCGGAVIVSLVIGIPAAYAAGRWQYKGSNDLMFQMLSFRFAPELMVIVPLFVIYNQIGLFDTKVGMIWVLQLVTMPLVVWILRSYFQDLPEDLEQAALLDGYTRKRAFLMVALPIVRPGIAAAALLAFIFAWNNYVFPLILADSNAGTVTVAITKFLGGGGQAYYNLTAAAALIAALPPLILALTIQRYLVRGLSFGAVKA, from the coding sequence ATGGCCACCAAGTCGATGTTCAGCAGAGCCGAACTGCTCCCCGGGCAGAAGCGGTTGTCGATCGGATCGGTGGCCGCCGACGTCGGCGTCGTCGTCTGGTTCGTGTTCTCGCTGTTCCCCATCTTCTGGATGCTGATGCTGGCGTTGAAGAACGCCGAACAGCAGACCACCACCTTCTTCCAGTTCAGCCCCACGTGGTCGAACTTCGCCACGGTGCTCTCGGACAGGGGCACCGAATTGACGAGCGTCGACTTCAAGACGTCGATGCTCACCAGCCTGCTCAACTGCGGTGGCGCAGTGATCGTCTCGCTGGTCATCGGCATCCCGGCGGCCTACGCCGCGGGCCGCTGGCAGTACAAGGGCAGCAACGACCTGATGTTCCAGATGCTGTCGTTCCGGTTCGCCCCGGAGCTGATGGTCATCGTCCCGCTGTTCGTCATCTACAACCAGATCGGGTTGTTCGACACCAAGGTCGGCATGATCTGGGTGCTGCAGCTGGTGACGATGCCGCTGGTGGTGTGGATCCTGCGGTCGTACTTCCAGGACCTGCCCGAGGATCTCGAACAGGCTGCGCTGCTCGACGGGTACACCCGCAAGCGGGCCTTCCTGATGGTCGCGCTGCCGATCGTGCGGCCCGGCATCGCGGCGGCCGCGCTGCTCGCGTTCATCTTCGCCTGGAACAACTACGTGTTCCCGCTGATCCTCGCCGACAGCAACGCGGGCACCGTGACCGTCGCGATCACCAAGTTCCTCGGCGGCGGCGGGCAGGCCTACTACAACCTCACGGCAGCCGCGGCGCTCATCGCCGCACTGCCACCTCTCATACTCGCGCTCACGATCCAGCGATACCTGGTGCGTGGCCTGTCGTTCGGGGCGGTGAAGGCCTGA
- a CDS encoding ABC transporter ATP-binding protein, with amino-acid sequence MANVRLQNLSKSFGKTQAVRDVSVEIADGEFFVILGPSGAGKTTTLKSIAGLVDIDAGEVSIGGTDVTNVEPYHRNVAMAFESYALYPQKTVSENLASPLKSGRTGTYTEAQRTERIDQVTSTLGINHLLGRFPRELSNGQRQRVALGRVLVRPADVYLLDEPLSHLDAKLRAAMRAELKQLGAMSNTTTVYVTHDYQEALALGDRIAVMRGGEFVQIGTPEEIWRAPADTFVARALGQPEINMLDGVVDNGRIRLGDSSFDVPVPAGVTVSAGDRVRVGLRPCDLHVSPSGSLRGTVQLAERLGRNVELTVAIGGEQLIVLASGREGVGEGAPVSMTVADHDVHVFRALGDSATTAGDGDTTRLGAHDDELEAAR; translated from the coding sequence ATGGCCAACGTAAGACTGCAGAACCTGTCCAAGTCGTTCGGCAAGACCCAGGCCGTTCGCGACGTGTCCGTCGAGATCGCCGACGGCGAGTTCTTCGTCATCCTCGGCCCCAGTGGCGCGGGCAAGACCACCACGCTGAAGTCGATCGCGGGACTCGTCGACATCGACGCCGGCGAGGTCTCCATCGGCGGGACCGACGTCACGAACGTCGAGCCCTACCACCGCAACGTGGCGATGGCGTTCGAGAGTTACGCGCTCTACCCGCAGAAGACGGTCAGCGAGAACCTGGCCTCGCCGCTGAAGTCCGGCCGGACCGGGACCTACACCGAGGCGCAGCGCACCGAGCGCATCGACCAGGTGACCAGCACGCTGGGAATCAACCACCTGCTCGGCCGCTTCCCGAGGGAGCTGTCGAACGGCCAGCGCCAACGCGTGGCCCTGGGCCGGGTGCTGGTGCGGCCCGCGGACGTGTACCTGCTCGACGAGCCGCTGAGCCACCTCGACGCCAAGCTGCGCGCGGCGATGCGGGCGGAGCTCAAGCAACTCGGCGCGATGTCGAACACGACCACCGTCTACGTCACGCACGACTATCAGGAGGCACTGGCCCTCGGTGACCGCATCGCGGTGATGCGCGGGGGCGAGTTCGTCCAGATCGGTACGCCGGAGGAGATCTGGCGCGCTCCGGCCGACACGTTCGTGGCACGGGCGCTCGGTCAGCCCGAGATCAACATGCTCGACGGTGTCGTGGACAACGGCCGGATCAGGCTGGGGGACAGCTCGTTCGACGTCCCGGTGCCGGCCGGCGTCACGGTGTCCGCCGGTGACCGGGTGCGCGTCGGCCTGCGGCCCTGTGACCTGCACGTGTCGCCGTCCGGATCCCTGCGCGGCACCGTGCAGCTCGCCGAGCGGCTGGGCCGCAACGTCGAGCTGACGGTGGCCATCGGCGGGGAGCAGCTCATCGTGCTCGCCTCGGGCCGCGAGGGCGTCGGCGAGGGCGCGCCGGTATCCATGACCGTCGCCGACCACGACGTCCACGTCTTCCGAGCACTCGGGGACTCGGCGACGACCGCGGGCGATGGTGACACCACCCGGCTGGGTGCACACGACGACGAACTGGAGGCAGCACGGTGA
- the eltD gene encoding erythritol/L-threitol dehyrogenase yields MSDQIPEKMQAVICHGPHDYRLEEVAVPQRKPGEALIKVEAVGICASDLKCYHGAAKFWGDENRPAWAETMVIPGHEFVGRVVELDDEAASRWGIAVGDRVTSEQIVPCWECRFCKRGQYHMCQPHDLYGFKRRTPGAMASYMTYPVEALVHKISGDMPPAHAAFVEPLSCSLHAVERAQITFEDTVVVAGCGPIGLGMIAGAKSKNPIRVIALDMAPEKLELAKLCGADVTINIAEEDVDAIVKGMTDGYGADVYLEGTGHPSAVPQGLNALRKLGRYVEYGVFGSDVTVDWSIISDDKELDVLGAHLGPYCWPAAIKMIESGVLPMDRICTHQLPLADFQKGLDLVASGKESVKVSLIPA; encoded by the coding sequence ATGAGTGACCAGATCCCCGAGAAGATGCAGGCCGTCATCTGTCACGGCCCGCACGACTACCGACTCGAGGAGGTCGCCGTCCCCCAGCGCAAGCCGGGGGAGGCGCTCATCAAGGTCGAGGCCGTGGGCATCTGTGCCAGCGACCTGAAGTGCTACCACGGCGCCGCCAAGTTCTGGGGCGACGAGAACCGCCCCGCCTGGGCCGAGACCATGGTGATCCCCGGACACGAATTCGTCGGCCGGGTAGTCGAACTCGACGACGAGGCGGCGTCCCGGTGGGGGATCGCGGTCGGTGACCGCGTCACGTCCGAGCAGATCGTGCCGTGCTGGGAGTGCCGCTTCTGCAAGCGCGGCCAGTACCACATGTGCCAGCCGCACGACCTCTATGGATTCAAGCGCCGCACGCCCGGGGCGATGGCCTCGTACATGACCTACCCGGTGGAGGCGTTGGTGCACAAGATCTCCGGCGACATGCCGCCCGCGCACGCCGCGTTCGTCGAGCCGCTGTCATGCTCGCTGCACGCCGTGGAACGCGCACAGATCACCTTCGAGGACACCGTGGTGGTGGCGGGCTGCGGGCCCATCGGCCTAGGCATGATCGCCGGTGCCAAGTCCAAGAACCCCATTCGCGTCATCGCGCTCGACATGGCGCCCGAGAAGCTGGAACTCGCGAAGCTGTGCGGGGCCGACGTCACGATCAACATCGCCGAGGAGGACGTCGACGCCATCGTCAAGGGCATGACCGACGGCTACGGCGCCGACGTGTACCTCGAGGGCACCGGCCATCCGTCGGCCGTCCCGCAGGGGCTCAACGCATTGCGCAAGCTCGGCCGCTACGTCGAGTACGGGGTGTTCGGCAGCGACGTCACCGTCGACTGGAGCATCATCAGCGACGACAAGGAACTCGACGTCCTCGGCGCTCACCTGGGCCCTTACTGCTGGCCCGCAGCGATCAAGATGATCGAATCCGGTGTGCTGCCGATGGATCGGATCTGCACGCATCAACTGCCCCTCGCCGACTTCCAGAAGGGCCTGGACCTCGTGGCCAGCGGCAAGGAATCGGTCAAGGTCTCCTTGATCCCGGCGTGA
- a CDS encoding carbohydrate ABC transporter permease: MTTQTPKAPATSPDEPTTETRRRPPEVPRWRRKLRPYLLSIPALVIVIGILYPFAVGAYYAFLNYAAVNPDPHFVWFQNFGSVLGDQVFWKSVQVTVTFAVAATAVETALGVGLALLLNRSSIIGKIFEKVLILPLMIAPVIAGVIWKLMFNPQFGVLNHVLGLGNTFDWLSAGNALFSVILVDVWIFTPFVAILVLAGIRSLPKEPFEASEVDGANWFYMFRKLMLPMLWPYILVAVIFRFMDNLKVFDHIYVLTAGGPGVATRSLQIGAFEDSIINLDYSRGSTYMLLLWIIVFITARYLVSVLGKAQRRAAGAES, translated from the coding sequence ATGACCACACAGACCCCGAAGGCACCGGCCACGTCACCCGACGAGCCGACCACCGAGACGCGCCGCCGGCCGCCCGAGGTACCGAGGTGGCGGCGCAAGCTGCGGCCGTACCTGCTGTCGATCCCGGCCCTCGTCATCGTCATCGGCATCCTCTATCCCTTTGCGGTGGGCGCCTACTACGCGTTCCTCAACTACGCCGCGGTCAACCCGGACCCGCACTTCGTCTGGTTCCAGAACTTCGGCTCCGTCCTCGGCGACCAGGTGTTCTGGAAGAGCGTCCAGGTCACCGTCACGTTCGCGGTCGCCGCCACGGCGGTAGAGACCGCACTCGGCGTCGGCCTCGCGCTGCTGCTGAACCGGTCGTCGATCATCGGCAAGATCTTCGAGAAGGTGCTGATTTTGCCGCTGATGATCGCCCCGGTGATCGCGGGCGTCATCTGGAAGCTGATGTTCAACCCGCAGTTCGGCGTCCTCAACCACGTTCTCGGACTGGGCAACACGTTCGACTGGCTGTCGGCGGGCAACGCCCTGTTCTCGGTGATCCTCGTCGACGTCTGGATCTTCACCCCGTTCGTCGCCATCCTGGTGCTGGCCGGCATCCGGTCGCTGCCCAAGGAACCGTTCGAGGCGTCCGAGGTCGACGGTGCCAACTGGTTCTACATGTTCCGCAAGCTGATGCTGCCGATGCTGTGGCCATACATCCTGGTCGCCGTCATCTTCCGATTCATGGACAACCTCAAGGTGTTCGACCACATCTACGTGCTGACCGCGGGCGGTCCGGGTGTCGCCACCCGATCGCTGCAGATCGGCGCATTCGAGGACTCGATCATCAACCTCGACTACTCACGCGGCAGCACGTACATGCTGCTGCTGTGGATCATCGTGTTCATCACGGCGCGCTACCTGGTGAGCGTGCTCGGCAAGGCGCAGCGCCGTGCTGCCGGAGCGGAGTCCTAA
- a CDS encoding extracellular solute-binding protein produces the protein MSPEHFRASRQLSRRNMLAAMGLAGAAAATLPVLSACGVGGKASAPNGADAVTGGFDWRKAAGSTINVLQTPHPYQVSYQPLLKEFTELTGINVNVDLVPEADYFTKLNTELAGGSGKHDAFMLGAYFIWQYGPPGWVEDLGPWLQNSAATSAEYDFDDIFEGLRTSTRWDFTLGNPLGTGGQWAIPWGFENNVVAYNKRIFDEKGITKLPDNLDDFIQLAVDLTDRSENRYGLSTRGSKSWATIHPGFMTQYTRQGAVDYTWNGSELVAEMDSDQAIDFTRKWIDLQHQAGPTSWTTYDYPNATGDLGDGKAMMVFDADSATYPKNKPGASKEAGNIAWYAGPAGPDGNYKTNLWTWSWAMSANSRNKLPAWLFIQWATGKDSMNKAVEGGSYADPVRQSVFDTTFKRVAADQFGYLEAFETVIGESKIQFTPQKKFFDTTQNWAVALQDIYGGDDVASRLRSLAKTNTSKVNL, from the coding sequence ATGAGTCCAGAACACTTCAGAGCCTCACGCCAGCTGTCGCGCCGAAACATGTTGGCCGCGATGGGCCTTGCCGGCGCGGCCGCTGCCACGCTGCCGGTGCTGTCGGCCTGCGGGGTGGGCGGCAAGGCCAGCGCACCCAACGGCGCGGACGCCGTCACCGGCGGCTTCGACTGGCGCAAGGCCGCGGGGTCCACCATCAACGTCCTGCAGACGCCGCACCCCTACCAGGTGTCGTATCAACCGTTGCTCAAGGAGTTCACCGAACTCACCGGGATCAACGTCAACGTCGACCTGGTGCCCGAGGCGGACTACTTCACGAAGCTGAACACCGAGCTGGCCGGCGGCTCCGGCAAGCACGACGCATTCATGCTCGGTGCCTACTTCATCTGGCAGTACGGCCCGCCGGGATGGGTCGAGGACCTCGGGCCGTGGCTGCAGAACAGCGCCGCCACCAGCGCCGAGTACGACTTCGACGACATCTTCGAGGGACTGCGAACCTCGACGCGGTGGGACTTCACGCTCGGCAATCCGCTGGGAACCGGTGGGCAATGGGCGATTCCGTGGGGTTTCGAGAACAACGTGGTCGCCTACAACAAGCGGATCTTCGACGAGAAGGGCATCACCAAGCTGCCCGACAACCTCGACGACTTCATCCAGCTCGCCGTCGACCTGACCGACCGGTCGGAGAACCGGTACGGACTGTCGACGCGCGGGTCGAAGTCCTGGGCCACGATCCACCCGGGCTTCATGACCCAGTACACGCGCCAGGGCGCGGTCGACTACACCTGGAACGGCTCGGAACTGGTCGCGGAGATGGACAGCGACCAGGCCATCGACTTCACCCGCAAGTGGATCGACCTCCAGCACCAGGCCGGACCCACGTCGTGGACGACCTACGACTACCCCAACGCGACAGGCGATCTCGGCGACGGCAAGGCGATGATGGTGTTCGACGCCGACAGCGCCACGTACCCGAAGAACAAGCCGGGGGCGAGCAAGGAAGCGGGCAACATCGCGTGGTACGCGGGACCCGCCGGGCCGGACGGCAACTACAAGACCAACCTGTGGACGTGGAGTTGGGCGATGAGCGCCAACTCTCGCAACAAGTTGCCTGCCTGGTTGTTCATCCAGTGGGCCACCGGCAAGGACTCGATGAACAAGGCGGTCGAGGGAGGCTCCTACGCCGATCCGGTTCGCCAGTCCGTGTTCGACACCACGTTCAAGCGGGTGGCGGCGGATCAGTTCGGCTATCTCGAGGCGTTCGAGACCGTCATCGGTGAGTCGAAGATCCAATTCACGCCGCAGAAGAAGTTCTTCGACACCACGCAGAACTGGGCCGTTGCGCTGCAGGACATCTACGGCGGGGACGACGTGGCATCGCGCCTGCGCAGTCTGGCCAAGACCAACACCTCCAAGGTCAACCTCTAG
- a CDS encoding ribose-5-phosphate isomerase codes for MSDQGGLRIVVGSDDAGSQYKEALKSDLQADSRVADVIDVGVTADEDTAYPHVAVAAARLIAEGKADRALLVCGTGLGVAISANKVPGIRAVTAHDSYSVERSVLSNNAQVLCFGQRVIGLELARRLAGDWLGYEFDPQSPSAEKVAAIGGYESGGSSC; via the coding sequence ATGAGTGACCAGGGCGGGCTGCGCATCGTCGTCGGTTCCGACGATGCGGGATCCCAGTACAAGGAGGCGCTCAAGAGCGACCTGCAGGCGGACTCGCGCGTCGCCGACGTGATCGACGTCGGCGTCACCGCCGACGAGGACACCGCCTACCCGCACGTCGCCGTCGCGGCGGCGAGGCTGATCGCCGAGGGCAAGGCTGATCGCGCACTCCTGGTGTGCGGCACTGGACTTGGCGTGGCGATCAGCGCGAACAAGGTGCCGGGCATCCGCGCCGTCACCGCGCACGACAGCTACTCGGTGGAGCGGTCGGTGCTGTCGAACAACGCTCAGGTGCTCTGCTTCGGGCAACGCGTCATCGGACTCGAGTTGGCGCGTCGCCTCGCTGGTGACTGGCTCGGCTACGAGTTCGATCCGCAGAGCCCGTCGGCCGAGAAGGTCGCCGCGATCGGTGGGTACGAGTCAGGCGGCTCGTCCTGCTAG
- a CDS encoding DUF732 domain-containing protein, with protein sequence MAVLSVQRRGGTRRVGVTTAKVIVVVDAVLRPVLIAGAILIAAVAWSSPAQAEPVGGSYTDVLGSTGITGNGTITNAIAQVGQALCPLLVQPGSGLASNALAAGGNGGLVSSVGGAVAGMVIQSQCPNAMAQLANGNVAPLMQLLGMSNAALPAGLPATGAIPPNFGIPPAATTNPLQLAGLS encoded by the coding sequence ATGGCCGTTCTGAGCGTGCAACGCCGGGGAGGAACCCGGCGTGTCGGGGTCACCACCGCCAAGGTCATCGTCGTCGTGGACGCGGTGCTGCGTCCGGTGCTCATAGCGGGCGCGATCCTGATCGCCGCCGTCGCGTGGTCCTCGCCGGCCCAGGCCGAGCCGGTGGGCGGTTCGTACACCGACGTGCTCGGCAGTACGGGCATCACGGGCAACGGCACGATCACCAACGCGATAGCCCAAGTGGGACAAGCACTCTGCCCGCTACTGGTGCAGCCCGGCAGCGGCCTCGCGTCCAACGCCCTCGCGGCAGGTGGTAACGGCGGGCTGGTGTCGTCGGTCGGAGGTGCGGTCGCGGGCATGGTGATTCAATCCCAATGCCCCAACGCCATGGCGCAACTCGCCAACGGCAACGTCGCACCGCTGATGCAATTGCTGGGCATGAGCAACGCAGCACTACCCGCCGGGTTGCCCGCTACCGGTGCCATTCCCCCGAACTTCGGCATACCCCCGGCGGCAACCACCAACCCGCTACAGCTGGCCGGGCTGTCCTAG